A DNA window from Mucilaginibacter xinganensis contains the following coding sequences:
- a CDS encoding GntR family transcriptional regulator: MEFKDNEAIYLQIAAYVCDNILLDKWPPEQKIPSVRELAIELEVNPNTVMRSYEFLQKQEVVYNKRGLGLFVGPNGYETVKRLRKENFLQQKLPELFKNMYLLGISAKEIQERYESFKSTHYSSTPDKKDNENK; the protein is encoded by the coding sequence ATGGAATTTAAAGATAACGAAGCCATATACCTGCAAATAGCAGCCTATGTGTGCGATAATATATTACTGGATAAGTGGCCGCCCGAGCAAAAAATCCCATCAGTTAGGGAACTGGCTATTGAGCTTGAAGTAAACCCGAATACGGTAATGCGGTCGTATGAGTTTTTGCAGAAACAGGAAGTGGTTTACAATAAAAGAGGGCTGGGCTTATTTGTAGGCCCCAATGGTTACGAAACGGTAAAAAGGCTGCGCAAAGAGAATTTCCTGCAGCAAAAACTGCCCGAACTGTTCAAAAATATGTACCTGTTAGGTATTTCTGCCAAAGAGATTCAGGAAAGGTATGAAAGTTTTAAATCGACTCATTACTCATCAACCCCAGATAAAAAGGATAATGAAAACAAGTAA
- a CDS encoding ABC transporter ATP-binding protein: MKLQINSLSKTYANGVKAIKDVSLTLNNGMFGLLGPNGAGKSSLMRTIATLQEADAGSIFLDDLDVLNNKTRVRQLLGYLPQEFGVYPKISAERMLDHIAQLKGVGNAAERKELVSALLENVNLSKDRKKNLGTYSGGMKQRFGIAQALIGNPKLIIVDEPTAGLDPAERNRFYNLLSQLGENTIVILSTHIVEDVSTLCSNFAIICQGEVLYAGQPDNAVNEMEGKIFTKAINNSELSFYQDDFTVISTQLKTGKLHIRILQDTDPGRGFIPAVPNLEDVYFSNIATRVDVTTI; the protein is encoded by the coding sequence ATGAAATTACAAATAAATTCACTTTCAAAAACCTACGCCAATGGGGTGAAAGCCATAAAGGATGTTTCGTTAACCTTAAATAACGGCATGTTTGGTTTGCTTGGCCCTAATGGTGCCGGTAAATCATCTCTGATGCGCACTATAGCTACATTACAGGAAGCAGATGCCGGCAGCATTTTTTTAGACGACCTGGATGTATTAAATAACAAAACCCGGGTAAGGCAATTGCTTGGATATTTACCCCAGGAGTTTGGTGTATATCCCAAGATCTCTGCCGAGCGGATGCTGGATCATATTGCGCAGCTTAAAGGTGTTGGCAACGCTGCGGAACGAAAAGAACTGGTCTCCGCTTTACTTGAAAATGTAAATTTGAGTAAAGACAGGAAGAAAAATTTAGGCACATATTCAGGCGGTATGAAACAACGCTTTGGAATAGCCCAGGCGTTAATTGGTAACCCTAAATTGATAATTGTTGATGAACCCACCGCGGGTCTTGATCCGGCGGAAAGGAACCGGTTTTATAACCTGCTTAGCCAGTTGGGAGAAAATACGATCGTAATCTTATCTACCCATATTGTTGAAGATGTAAGCACCCTATGTTCAAATTTTGCAATTATTTGCCAGGGCGAGGTGTTATATGCAGGGCAACCGGATAACGCTGTTAACGAAATGGAAGGTAAAATATTTACCAAAGCTATCAACAACTCGGAGTTAAGTTTCTACCAGGATGATTTTACAGTAATATCTACCCAGTTAAAAACAGGCAAACTGCATATCCGTATTTTGCAGGACACTGACCCCGGTCGTGGTTTTATACCGGCCGTTCCAAACCTGGAGGACGTATACTTTAGCAATATTGCCACCCGCGTAGATGTAACCACTATTTAA
- the cls gene encoding cardiolipin synthase, with amino-acid sequence MHWYILGSIYVIIVILVCLRILYDTVSTGKTFAYLLVAILFPGFGIIIYFAVGANYRKNKIYSKKIATDSKLLKEIREKIVLESEKSWNSGEAEVRSHKKLARLLLNDNSPLSGNNEVKLLLNGENKFPEVIAALKDAKHHIHIEYYIFENDNIGNQIKDILIQKAGEGVKVRFIYDDFGSRSIRHTLVPELIAGGVEAFPFYKIFFVAFSNRTNYRNHRKIIVVDGCAGFVGGINVSDRYINQPINKKQVFWRDTHVQINGPGVFYLQYLFIADWNFSAGQHLKIIPEFFCSEKSPKGNAVVQIAASGPDSETPTIMLSLMEVIGMAQTEILITSPYFIPGETILNALNMATLSGVRVKLLVPKKSDSFIVNAAARSYYGSIMDCGAEIYLYKKGFVHAKTIVADDKLAVVGTANMDHRSFELNFEVNSVIYDDKIAAQLKAAFLDDLKDAVKIDPKAWRKRTLFKQLPEKLCRLFAPLL; translated from the coding sequence ATGCATTGGTATATCCTTGGTTCCATTTATGTAATAATAGTAATATTGGTATGCTTGCGTATTTTATATGATACCGTTTCTACCGGTAAAACCTTTGCTTACTTATTGGTTGCTATTTTATTTCCCGGCTTTGGAATCATCATATATTTTGCAGTTGGTGCTAATTATCGTAAAAACAAGATCTACAGTAAAAAGATCGCTACTGATAGCAAGTTACTGAAAGAAATTCGTGAAAAGATAGTTCTGGAGTCTGAGAAATCATGGAACTCGGGCGAAGCTGAGGTAAGATCGCATAAGAAACTGGCGCGCCTGTTATTAAATGATAACAGCCCGTTAAGTGGAAACAACGAGGTTAAGTTGCTACTAAACGGTGAAAATAAATTCCCTGAAGTTATAGCAGCCCTAAAAGATGCAAAGCATCATATCCACATTGAATATTATATTTTTGAAAATGACAATATTGGCAACCAAATCAAGGATATCCTGATTCAAAAGGCTGGGGAAGGGGTAAAGGTTCGATTTATTTATGATGATTTTGGCAGCCGTTCTATAAGGCATACCCTTGTTCCCGAATTGATAGCTGGAGGAGTAGAAGCATTTCCTTTTTATAAGATATTTTTTGTCGCGTTTTCAAACCGAACCAACTACCGTAACCACCGTAAAATAATAGTGGTGGACGGCTGTGCAGGATTTGTAGGAGGAATTAATGTTAGCGACCGGTACATAAACCAACCGATTAATAAAAAACAGGTATTTTGGCGGGACACGCACGTGCAAATTAATGGCCCGGGAGTATTTTATTTACAATACCTGTTTATTGCAGACTGGAACTTTAGCGCAGGCCAGCATCTGAAGATAATACCGGAGTTTTTTTGCAGTGAAAAAAGCCCAAAAGGTAATGCAGTTGTACAAATAGCTGCCAGCGGACCTGATTCGGAAACGCCAACAATAATGCTGTCTCTGATGGAAGTTATCGGCATGGCGCAGACGGAAATATTAATTACTTCTCCCTATTTTATACCAGGCGAAACCATACTGAATGCACTTAATATGGCCACATTAAGTGGGGTACGGGTAAAATTGCTGGTACCCAAAAAGTCCGATTCATTTATTGTTAATGCGGCGGCCCGCTCGTATTACGGATCAATAATGGATTGTGGCGCAGAAATTTATCTGTATAAAAAAGGATTTGTGCATGCCAAAACTATCGTAGCAGATGATAAACTTGCTGTAGTTGGAACAGCAAACATGGATCACCGCAGCTTCGAGCTTAATTTTGAAGTAAACAGTGTTATATATGATGACAAAATTGCGGCCCAACTTAAGGCTGCATTTTTAGATGACCTTAAAGATGCCGTGAAGATAGATCCCAAAGCGTGGAGAAAGCGGACGCTTTTTAAACAATTGCCCGAAAAACTTTGCAGGCTATTTGCGCCCCTGCTTTAA
- a CDS encoding MutS-related protein, whose product MIYWLIGGLLIGLIVLLGGHFRSKLLTRKKLKNIRERWGKPIEAYRNIKLIGSYLFAYGAEANISAATAADLDIDSVFSFIDRTNSRPGQQFLYKKLHCCDTSADSSNSIESRIAGLNIDKDRREQIELKLSELNNDDAYYLPELFSKKHRSLFNPLVEIYIKISPILVITSIVALSITGSQVFFLWLLALLLSNAAIHFFNKRNILKYTHSLPQLLKLIRVTRWLIDESVLSADEALTESLKKVSKLKRSLVLINAQNGMVNDPTDVTYVLNEWFKMLFLIEPIIFVSSIAKVNKYLDNIKVLYVAVAEVDVCISIQSVRDGLPYYCTPAFDGPSSAFMIEDLYHPLINDCVANSIRGSNDKVILVTGSNMSGKTTFIRAVALNTLMGQTINTCCARSYQAPILKIQTSIHMNDDMDEHKSYFQAEALSVLNIINTSSLNEKIKSLVIIDEIFRGTNTIERIAAAMSVLTHLIENGNFVFVSTHDLELAELLGDNNAVYSFEELINDSGLVFDYKIKEGVLKNKNGINVLSRLGYPQSIINAAVSASKRLREKYDL is encoded by the coding sequence ATGATTTACTGGCTTATCGGAGGACTGCTTATAGGTTTAATAGTGCTGCTTGGCGGGCATTTCAGGTCGAAATTATTGACCCGGAAAAAACTGAAGAATATCAGGGAGCGGTGGGGTAAACCCATTGAAGCCTACAGAAATATTAAACTTATTGGCAGTTACCTGTTTGCATACGGGGCGGAAGCAAATATTTCTGCGGCTACCGCCGCAGATTTGGATATTGACAGCGTGTTCAGCTTCATTGACAGGACGAACTCCAGGCCTGGGCAGCAGTTTTTATATAAAAAGCTTCATTGCTGCGACACTTCTGCGGATAGTTCTAATAGTATTGAGTCGCGAATTGCAGGATTAAATATAGATAAGGACAGGAGAGAACAAATAGAACTTAAGCTGTCGGAACTCAATAACGACGATGCCTATTACCTTCCGGAACTTTTCTCAAAAAAACATCGTTCGCTCTTTAATCCGCTGGTTGAAATTTATATAAAGATTTCACCCATATTGGTTATTACTTCCATTGTAGCGTTAAGCATAACAGGTAGCCAGGTGTTTTTTTTATGGTTATTGGCTTTATTACTGTCCAATGCTGCCATTCATTTTTTTAACAAAAGGAATATTTTAAAATATACGCACTCATTACCTCAATTACTTAAATTGATCAGGGTAACCCGATGGTTGATTGATGAAAGTGTTTTGAGCGCAGATGAAGCTTTAACTGAAAGCCTCAAAAAGGTTTCCAAACTTAAAAGATCGCTTGTATTGATCAATGCACAAAATGGGATGGTGAACGATCCTACAGATGTAACTTATGTATTAAATGAATGGTTCAAAATGTTGTTTCTTATTGAGCCTATAATTTTTGTTTCATCAATAGCAAAAGTCAATAAATATTTGGATAATATTAAGGTTTTGTATGTTGCAGTGGCAGAGGTTGATGTTTGTATCTCCATCCAATCAGTACGGGACGGACTTCCTTATTATTGTACGCCCGCCTTTGACGGCCCCTCATCAGCATTTATGATTGAAGATTTGTATCATCCTTTAATTAACGACTGCGTAGCCAATTCAATAAGGGGGAGTAATGACAAGGTGATATTGGTGACCGGTTCAAATATGTCAGGAAAAACAACTTTTATCCGGGCAGTCGCCTTAAATACCCTAATGGGCCAAACAATTAATACCTGTTGCGCCAGGAGTTACCAGGCCCCCATATTAAAAATACAGACCAGCATCCATATGAATGATGACATGGATGAACACAAAAGCTATTTCCAGGCCGAAGCTTTATCTGTATTAAATATCATCAATACCAGCTCGTTAAATGAAAAGATAAAAAGCCTCGTAATAATTGACGAAATCTTTCGCGGAACGAACACTATAGAAAGAATTGCTGCTGCAATGTCTGTTTTAACTCACCTTATTGAAAATGGAAATTTTGTTTTTGTATCAACCCACGATCTGGAACTGGCTGAACTGTTGGGTGACAATAATGCTGTATATTCATTTGAGGAGCTGATTAATGACAGCGGTTTGGTATTTGATTACAAAATAAAAGAGGGCGTACTTAAAAATAAAAACGGAATAAACGTTTTGAGCCGCCTGGGTTATCCTCAATCAATTATTAATGCAGCTGTTAGCGCAAGTAAACGATTGAGAGAAAAATACGACCTTTAA
- a CDS encoding ABC transporter ATP-binding protein — protein MIEIKSLSFGYRGKPLLFKDLSLFLQRGHIYGLLGKNGAGKSTLLKNIVGLAYPEQGSCLFNDINVSGRPVSVLEDVYFLAEELFVPSLTPEQFVKSTAGFYPKFSNADFYQYLKALDVDPASMMDKQSFGQQKKAMIAFGLATNTSLLIMDEPTNGLDIPSKVQFRKLIASILTEDRCIVISTHQVRDLDSLIDTLLILHDREIVVNHSVEEITEKITFGVFNDTSGLEVLYEEDGMRGKNAILKNTTGKFSKIDLELFFNAITNGNGTLIKTLKAS, from the coding sequence ATGATAGAAATTAAGAGCTTAAGTTTTGGTTACCGGGGCAAACCGCTGCTTTTTAAAGATCTGAGCCTTTTCTTACAAAGAGGCCATATTTACGGATTGCTGGGCAAAAATGGAGCAGGCAAATCAACCTTGTTAAAAAATATAGTGGGCCTGGCATACCCCGAACAGGGGAGTTGTTTATTTAATGACATTAATGTTTCCGGGAGACCTGTAAGTGTTTTGGAAGATGTGTACTTTTTGGCTGAGGAGTTATTTGTTCCCTCATTAACGCCTGAACAATTTGTAAAAAGCACGGCAGGCTTTTATCCAAAATTCAGCAACGCTGATTTTTATCAATATTTAAAAGCGCTGGATGTTGACCCCGCCTCTATGATGGACAAACAGTCGTTTGGGCAGCAAAAAAAAGCTATGATCGCTTTCGGGCTTGCTACCAATACAAGCTTACTGATTATGGATGAGCCTACCAATGGCCTGGATATCCCCTCAAAAGTTCAATTCCGGAAACTGATCGCGTCCATTTTAACCGAAGATCGTTGTATTGTGATCTCCACCCACCAGGTACGGGATCTGGACAGTTTGATTGATACTCTTTTGATTCTGCATGATCGTGAAATTGTTGTAAACCATTCGGTAGAAGAAATTACTGAAAAAATAACTTTCGGCGTTTTTAATGATACCAGCGGTTTGGAAGTATTATATGAGGAAGATGGCATGCGCGGCAAAAATGCTATCCTTAAAAACACAACCGGAAAATTCAGCAAAATAGACCTGGAGCTATTTTTTAATGCCATAACCAACGGTAACGGCACACTCATAAAAACGCTTAAAGCCAGCTAA